A region of Cucumis melo cultivar AY chromosome 2, USDA_Cmelo_AY_1.0, whole genome shotgun sequence DNA encodes the following proteins:
- the LOC103487420 gene encoding uncharacterized protein LOC103487420 isoform X5 codes for MADISNRLQQINTLICSGVKANKSLAYSSLLQIQQASNTNHTSIDALAEFSRDSIHPIVSDTQDEDEEIAAQALKCLGFIIYHSSIVAAIPAKEANFIFKSLAELISRTRLKSVCNLGVWCISIQQLDSDILAMNFQSLLLAVTRALNNPYGSLSTTFEAIQAITMLAAKLSDKMRESSNIWAPPIYRRLLSSDKRERDMSERCLLKIRSTILPPPLVLSKVLVKDMKESLLIGMDKLLSLGMKVQAIAAWGWFIRILGSHSMKNRSLVNNMLKIPERTFSDHDPQVQIASQVAWEGVIDALVHTPNLPCKFNLVKEKDSNQTVQLLNGNNCEIQANGFSKSIKLIMVPLVGVMLSKCDILVRVSCLNTWHYLLYKLESFVNSPSVIKLVLEPVLEAIFQLVPDNENLRLWTMCLSFLDDFLLAKCSHMDNDVTAQLCYKSEMVTSETVYSEAGERFWKRPIRWLPWNLNHLNFHLKMICVITSSASMETFNNENRTFAYDACQKLFKSVLKGLQLELKKPSANYDDVMFAIREILKFLRHLSDDKSGDVHIHHHLHYAVLHFIQAVTKELEPSILGSPLYEVELDLKAMDAVQSVNHTSYAQVLGVPSISHMDKLDSFVSISFTEGLASMLKGCLDDQRMPGCGSESCSSCEDFIVVFLSIFVNIVTNLLNGLQISKRRSDRIMRKDSNREKSSFNSSSLRLAARFIGLLWIKQGKNSSNWLSRVFSALAQFVSCLHLKHEIFEFIEIISSPLLLWLTKMETLDESINSELQILWSKITSHLQKGCPSLVSDSAFLKLLAPLLEKTLDHPNPSISERTITFWSSSFGEHLFASYPQNLLPILHKLSRNGRIKLQKRCLWVIEQCPGRQENADPPFSHRVSATSINSSKRIQIMTTTNHDKQKEDTPTPNPKRKKIELTQHQKEVRQAQQGRTWDCGGHGPGIRTYTSLDFSQVVDDSEESQDTQNLDSILEMARADN; via the exons ATGGCGGACATCTCAAACCGTCTCCAACAAATCAATACCCTAATTTGTTCTGGAGTCAAAGCAAACAAATCACTTGCCTACTCCTCTCTTCTACAAATCCAACAGGCTTCTAATACAAACCACACTTCAATTGATGCCCTAGCGGAGTTTTCTCGGGATTCGATACACCCTATCGTCTCCGATACACAAGATGAAGACGAAGAAAT CGCCGCACAGGCATTGAAGTGCTTAGGATTCATAATTTATCACTCATCGATTGTTGCTGCCATTCCGG CTAAAGAAGCCAACTTTATCTTTAAGTCATTGGCAGAACTAATCAGTAGAACGAGACTGAAG TCAGTGTGTAACTTAGGAGTCTGGTGCATATCTATTCAACAGCTTGATTCAGACATTCTAGCTATGAATTTCCAATCTTTATTGCTGGCAGTTACTCGTGCACTCAACAACCCCTATGGGTCTTTGTCGACCACTTTTGAGGCTATCCAG GCTATTACAATGCTGGCAGCCAAATTAAGTGATAAAATGAGAGAGTCATCCAATATATGGGCTCCTCCAATATACAGAAGACTTCTTAGCTCAGATAAAAGAGAGAGGGATATGTCAGAGAGATGTTTGTTGAAGATCAGGTCCACAATATTACCTCCTCCGCTAGTCTTGTCCAAG GTGCTCGTGAAAGATATGAAGGAATCGTTGCTTATTGGAATGGATAAATTATTAAGTCTTGGAATGAAGGTTCAGGCTATTGCAGCTTGGGGATGGTTCATCCGGATACTAGGATCTCATTCCATGAAGAACAGAAGTTTAGTAAATAATATGCTTAAAATTCCTGAGCGGACATTTTCAGATCATGACCCTCAAGTTCAAATTGCTTCTCAG GTTGCATGGGAAGGTGTAATTGATGCTCTTGTTCACACTCCAAATCTCCCGTGCAAATTTAATTTGGTCAAAGAAAAGGACAGCAATCAAACAGTGCAATTATTAAATGGAAATAATTGTGAAATCCAAGCAAATGGGTTTTCAAAAAGCATAAAGCTGATCATGGTGCCTTTGGTTGGTGTCATGCTGAGTAAATGCGACATACTTGTTCGCGTTTCATGTTTAAACACATGGCATTATCTTCTCTATAAACTTGAATCATTTGTAAACAGTCCATCCGTGATAAAATTAGTGTTAGAGCCTGTTCTCGAGGCAATTTTTCAGCTTGTTCCAGATAATGAAAATCTCAGATTGTGGACTATGTGTTTAAGTTTTCTGGATGATTTTCTATTGGCGAAGTGTTCACACATGGATAATGATGTAACTGCTCAGTTATGCTACAAATCAGAAATGGTGACGTCTGAGACTGTATATTCAGAAGCTGGTGAAAGGTTTTGGAAGCGTCCTATAAGGTGGTTGCCATGGAATCTAAATCATCTGAACTTTCATTTAAAAATGATTTGTGTTATCACCAGTTCAGCATCAATGGAGACCTTCAACAATGAGAATAGGACTTTTGCATATGATGCTTGTCAAAAGTTATTTAAATCTGTCTTAAAAGGACTCCAACTAGAGTTAAAAAAGCCCTCTGCTAattatgatgatgttatgtttGCTATAAGggagattttaaaatttttaagacATTTGTCTGACGATAAAAGTGGTGATGTCCATATTCACCATCATTTACATTATGCTGTCCTTCACTTTATTCAGGCTGTCACCAAGGAATTAGAACCTTCTATACTGGGATCCCCACTCTATGAGGTTGAATTAGACCTCAAGGCAATGGATGCAGTCCAATCAGTCAATCACACCAGCTATGCCCAAGTTCTTGGTGTGCCTTCTATATCTCACATGGATAAG CTTGACAGTTTCGTGAGTATCAGTTTTACTGAGGGTTTGGCTTCTATGTTAAAAGGATGCCTTGATGATCAAAGGATGCCTGGGTGTGGGAGTGAATCTTGTTCTAGCTGTGAAGATTTCATTGTCGTTTTCCTCTCAATATTCGTCAACATTGTCACAAACCTTTTGAATGGGCTTCAAATTTCCAAGAGAAGATCAGATAGGATTATGAGAAAAGATAGTAACCGTGAAAAATCCAGCTTCAATAGTTCTAGCTTGAGATTGGCTGCCAG ATTTATTGGACTATTATGGATAAAACAAGGAAAGAATTCATCAAATTGGCTTTCCAG AGTATTTTCCGCATTGGCTCAATTTGTCAGCTGCCTTCACTTGAAACACGAAATATTTGAGTTCATTGAG ATTATATCCTCTCCATTGCTCTTGTGGCTGACCAAAATGGAGACATTGGATGAAAGCATTAACAGTGAGCTTCAAATCCTTTGGTCTAAAATCACTAGTCATTTGCAAAAGGGTTGCCCCTCATTAGTCTCTGACTCTGCCTTTCTGAAGCTTTTGGCACCTCTACTCGAAAAAACTCTCGACCACCCGAATCCCTCCATTTCAGAGCGGACCATTACATTCTGGAGTTCCTCATTCGGTGAACATTTATTTGCAAGTTACCCTCAAAATTTGCTTCCTATACTACACAAGCTATCAAGAAATGGGAGAATAAAACTCCAGAAGAGATGCTTGTGGGTAATCGAACAATGCCCTGGAAGACAAGAAAATGCCGACCCTCCCTTTAGCCATAGGGTAAGTGCCACATCCATCAACAGCTCAAAAAGAATACAAATAATGACAACTACAAATCATGACAAGCAAAAGGAGGATACACCTACGCCCAATCCAAAAAGGAAGAAGATCGAATTAACTCAACATCAAAAGGAAGTAAGACAAGCTCAACAAGGACGGACATGGGATTGTGGTGGACATGGCCCGGGCATTCGAACTTACACAAGCCTTGATTTTTCACAAGTAGTTGATGATTCAGAAGAAAGCCAAGACACCCAAAATCTAGATTCCATTTTGGAGATGGCAAGGGCTGATAATTAA
- the LOC103487420 gene encoding uncharacterized protein LOC103487420 isoform X6, which translates to MLAAKLSDKMRESSNIWAPPIYRRLLSSDKRERDMSERCLLKIRSTILPPPLVLSKVLVKDMKESLLIGMDKLLSLGMKVQAIAAWGWFIRILGSHSMKNRSLVNNMLKIPERTFSDHDPQVQIASQVAWEGVIDALVHTPNLPCKFNLVKEKDSNQTVQLLNGNNCEIQANGFSKSIKLIMVPLVGVMLSKCDILVRVSCLNTWHYLLYKLESFVNSPSVIKLVLEPVLEAIFQLVPDNENLRLWTMCLSFLDDFLLAKCSHMDNDVTAQLCYKSEMVTSETVYSEAGERFWKRPIRWLPWNLNHLNFHLKMICVITSSASMETFNNENRTFAYDACQKLFKSVLKGLQLELKKPSANYDDVMFAIREILKFLRHLSDDKSGDVHIHHHLHYAVLHFIQAVTKELEPSILGSPLYEVELDLKAMDAVQSVNHTSYAQVLGVPSISHMDKVAPIIYLVVMYSLVTVRSTSKMHLTDCILKEMHKYFELVFSSFIPPNNLLAAASLVLYKNIVPSSLKIWIEIAKGLMESSTMGNHLTLKTKSETEGVDTICHFLSYPFVVCSSKKLCGSPLESLELESVVQVWNSLYGSVNTLQLDSFVSISFTEGLASMLKGCLDDQRMPGCGSESCSSCEDFIVVFLSIFVNIVTNLLNGLQISKRRSDRIMRKDSNREKSSFNSSSLRLAARFIGLLWIKQGKNSSNWLSRVFSALAQFVSCLHLKHEIFEFIEIISSPLLLWLTKMETLDESINSELQILWSKITSHLQKGCPSLVSDSAFLKLLAPLLEKTLDHPNPSISERTITFWSSSFGEHLFASYPQNLLPILHKLSRNGRIKLQKRCLWVIEQCPGRQENADPPFSHRVSATSINSSKRIQIMTTTNHDKQKEDTPTPNPKRKKIELTQHQKEVRQAQQGRTWDCGGHGPGIRTYTSLDFSQVVDDSEESQDTQNLDSILEMARADN; encoded by the exons ATGCTGGCAGCCAAATTAAGTGATAAAATGAGAGAGTCATCCAATATATGGGCTCCTCCAATATACAGAAGACTTCTTAGCTCAGATAAAAGAGAGAGGGATATGTCAGAGAGATGTTTGTTGAAGATCAGGTCCACAATATTACCTCCTCCGCTAGTCTTGTCCAAG GTGCTCGTGAAAGATATGAAGGAATCGTTGCTTATTGGAATGGATAAATTATTAAGTCTTGGAATGAAGGTTCAGGCTATTGCAGCTTGGGGATGGTTCATCCGGATACTAGGATCTCATTCCATGAAGAACAGAAGTTTAGTAAATAATATGCTTAAAATTCCTGAGCGGACATTTTCAGATCATGACCCTCAAGTTCAAATTGCTTCTCAG GTTGCATGGGAAGGTGTAATTGATGCTCTTGTTCACACTCCAAATCTCCCGTGCAAATTTAATTTGGTCAAAGAAAAGGACAGCAATCAAACAGTGCAATTATTAAATGGAAATAATTGTGAAATCCAAGCAAATGGGTTTTCAAAAAGCATAAAGCTGATCATGGTGCCTTTGGTTGGTGTCATGCTGAGTAAATGCGACATACTTGTTCGCGTTTCATGTTTAAACACATGGCATTATCTTCTCTATAAACTTGAATCATTTGTAAACAGTCCATCCGTGATAAAATTAGTGTTAGAGCCTGTTCTCGAGGCAATTTTTCAGCTTGTTCCAGATAATGAAAATCTCAGATTGTGGACTATGTGTTTAAGTTTTCTGGATGATTTTCTATTGGCGAAGTGTTCACACATGGATAATGATGTAACTGCTCAGTTATGCTACAAATCAGAAATGGTGACGTCTGAGACTGTATATTCAGAAGCTGGTGAAAGGTTTTGGAAGCGTCCTATAAGGTGGTTGCCATGGAATCTAAATCATCTGAACTTTCATTTAAAAATGATTTGTGTTATCACCAGTTCAGCATCAATGGAGACCTTCAACAATGAGAATAGGACTTTTGCATATGATGCTTGTCAAAAGTTATTTAAATCTGTCTTAAAAGGACTCCAACTAGAGTTAAAAAAGCCCTCTGCTAattatgatgatgttatgtttGCTATAAGggagattttaaaatttttaagacATTTGTCTGACGATAAAAGTGGTGATGTCCATATTCACCATCATTTACATTATGCTGTCCTTCACTTTATTCAGGCTGTCACCAAGGAATTAGAACCTTCTATACTGGGATCCCCACTCTATGAGGTTGAATTAGACCTCAAGGCAATGGATGCAGTCCAATCAGTCAATCACACCAGCTATGCCCAAGTTCTTGGTGTGCCTTCTATATCTCACATGGATAAGGTAGCACCTATAATTTATTTAGTTGTAATGTACAGTTTAGTTACTGTTCGGTCTACTTCAAAAATGCACCTTACAGATTGCATCCTAAAGGAAATGCACAAATATTTTGAACTTgtattttcttcatttatacCTCCAAATAATCTACTTGCAGCAGCTTCATTAGTTCTATATAAAAATATTGTACCCAGTAGCCTGAAGATATGGATAGAAATAGCAAAAGGTTTGATGGAGAGCAGTACTATGGGGAATCATCTCACTTTGAAAACCAAGTCAGAAACTGAAGGAGTGGATACCATATGCCATTTCCTTTCTTACCCTTTTGTTGTATGCTCTTCAAAAAAATTGTGTGGCTCTCCCCTGGAGAGTCTTGAGCTTGAATCTGTTGTCCAAGTCTGGAATTCGCTTTATGGTTCTGTGAACACATTGCAGCTTGACAGTTTCGTGAGTATCAGTTTTACTGAGGGTTTGGCTTCTATGTTAAAAGGATGCCTTGATGATCAAAGGATGCCTGGGTGTGGGAGTGAATCTTGTTCTAGCTGTGAAGATTTCATTGTCGTTTTCCTCTCAATATTCGTCAACATTGTCACAAACCTTTTGAATGGGCTTCAAATTTCCAAGAGAAGATCAGATAGGATTATGAGAAAAGATAGTAACCGTGAAAAATCCAGCTTCAATAGTTCTAGCTTGAGATTGGCTGCCAG ATTTATTGGACTATTATGGATAAAACAAGGAAAGAATTCATCAAATTGGCTTTCCAG AGTATTTTCCGCATTGGCTCAATTTGTCAGCTGCCTTCACTTGAAACACGAAATATTTGAGTTCATTGAG ATTATATCCTCTCCATTGCTCTTGTGGCTGACCAAAATGGAGACATTGGATGAAAGCATTAACAGTGAGCTTCAAATCCTTTGGTCTAAAATCACTAGTCATTTGCAAAAGGGTTGCCCCTCATTAGTCTCTGACTCTGCCTTTCTGAAGCTTTTGGCACCTCTACTCGAAAAAACTCTCGACCACCCGAATCCCTCCATTTCAGAGCGGACCATTACATTCTGGAGTTCCTCATTCGGTGAACATTTATTTGCAAGTTACCCTCAAAATTTGCTTCCTATACTACACAAGCTATCAAGAAATGGGAGAATAAAACTCCAGAAGAGATGCTTGTGGGTAATCGAACAATGCCCTGGAAGACAAGAAAATGCCGACCCTCCCTTTAGCCATAGGGTAAGTGCCACATCCATCAACAGCTCAAAAAGAATACAAATAATGACAACTACAAATCATGACAAGCAAAAGGAGGATACACCTACGCCCAATCCAAAAAGGAAGAAGATCGAATTAACTCAACATCAAAAGGAAGTAAGACAAGCTCAACAAGGACGGACATGGGATTGTGGTGGACATGGCCCGGGCATTCGAACTTACACAAGCCTTGATTTTTCACAAGTAGTTGATGATTCAGAAGAAAGCCAAGACACCCAAAATCTAGATTCCATTTTGGAGATGGCAAGGGCTGATAATTAA
- the LOC103487420 gene encoding uncharacterized protein LOC103487420 isoform X4 — MNFQSLLLAVTRALNNPYGSLSTTFEAIQAITMLAAKLSDKMRESSNIWAPPIYRRLLSSDKRERDMSERCLLKIRSTILPPPLVLSKVLVKDMKESLLIGMDKLLSLGMKVQAIAAWGWFIRILGSHSMKNRSLVNNMLKIPERTFSDHDPQVQIASQVAWEGVIDALVHTPNLPCKFNLVKEKDSNQTVQLLNGNNCEIQANGFSKSIKLIMVPLVGVMLSKCDILVRVSCLNTWHYLLYKLESFVNSPSVIKLVLEPVLEAIFQLVPDNENLRLWTMCLSFLDDFLLAKCSHMDNDVTAQLCYKSEMVTSETVYSEAGERFWKRPIRWLPWNLNHLNFHLKMICVITSSASMETFNNENRTFAYDACQKLFKSVLKGLQLELKKPSANYDDVMFAIREILKFLRHLSDDKSGDVHIHHHLHYAVLHFIQAVTKELEPSILGSPLYEVELDLKAMDAVQSVNHTSYAQVLGVPSISHMDKVAPIIYLVVMYSLVTVRSTSKMHLTDCILKEMHKYFELVFSSFIPPNNLLAAASLVLYKNIVPSSLKIWIEIAKGLMESSTMGNHLTLKTKSETEGVDTICHFLSYPFVVCSSKKLCGSPLESLELESVVQVWNSLYGSVNTLQLDSFVSISFTEGLASMLKGCLDDQRMPGCGSESCSSCEDFIVVFLSIFVNIVTNLLNGLQISKRRSDRIMRKDSNREKSSFNSSSLRLAARFIGLLWIKQGKNSSNWLSRVFSALAQFVSCLHLKHEIFEFIEIISSPLLLWLTKMETLDESINSELQILWSKITSHLQKGCPSLVSDSAFLKLLAPLLEKTLDHPNPSISERTITFWSSSFGEHLFASYPQNLLPILHKLSRNGRIKLQKRCLWVIEQCPGRQENADPPFSHRVSATSINSSKRIQIMTTTNHDKQKEDTPTPNPKRKKIELTQHQKEVRQAQQGRTWDCGGHGPGIRTYTSLDFSQVVDDSEESQDTQNLDSILEMARADN; from the exons ATGAATTTCCAATCTTTATTGCTGGCAGTTACTCGTGCACTCAACAACCCCTATGGGTCTTTGTCGACCACTTTTGAGGCTATCCAG GCTATTACAATGCTGGCAGCCAAATTAAGTGATAAAATGAGAGAGTCATCCAATATATGGGCTCCTCCAATATACAGAAGACTTCTTAGCTCAGATAAAAGAGAGAGGGATATGTCAGAGAGATGTTTGTTGAAGATCAGGTCCACAATATTACCTCCTCCGCTAGTCTTGTCCAAG GTGCTCGTGAAAGATATGAAGGAATCGTTGCTTATTGGAATGGATAAATTATTAAGTCTTGGAATGAAGGTTCAGGCTATTGCAGCTTGGGGATGGTTCATCCGGATACTAGGATCTCATTCCATGAAGAACAGAAGTTTAGTAAATAATATGCTTAAAATTCCTGAGCGGACATTTTCAGATCATGACCCTCAAGTTCAAATTGCTTCTCAG GTTGCATGGGAAGGTGTAATTGATGCTCTTGTTCACACTCCAAATCTCCCGTGCAAATTTAATTTGGTCAAAGAAAAGGACAGCAATCAAACAGTGCAATTATTAAATGGAAATAATTGTGAAATCCAAGCAAATGGGTTTTCAAAAAGCATAAAGCTGATCATGGTGCCTTTGGTTGGTGTCATGCTGAGTAAATGCGACATACTTGTTCGCGTTTCATGTTTAAACACATGGCATTATCTTCTCTATAAACTTGAATCATTTGTAAACAGTCCATCCGTGATAAAATTAGTGTTAGAGCCTGTTCTCGAGGCAATTTTTCAGCTTGTTCCAGATAATGAAAATCTCAGATTGTGGACTATGTGTTTAAGTTTTCTGGATGATTTTCTATTGGCGAAGTGTTCACACATGGATAATGATGTAACTGCTCAGTTATGCTACAAATCAGAAATGGTGACGTCTGAGACTGTATATTCAGAAGCTGGTGAAAGGTTTTGGAAGCGTCCTATAAGGTGGTTGCCATGGAATCTAAATCATCTGAACTTTCATTTAAAAATGATTTGTGTTATCACCAGTTCAGCATCAATGGAGACCTTCAACAATGAGAATAGGACTTTTGCATATGATGCTTGTCAAAAGTTATTTAAATCTGTCTTAAAAGGACTCCAACTAGAGTTAAAAAAGCCCTCTGCTAattatgatgatgttatgtttGCTATAAGggagattttaaaatttttaagacATTTGTCTGACGATAAAAGTGGTGATGTCCATATTCACCATCATTTACATTATGCTGTCCTTCACTTTATTCAGGCTGTCACCAAGGAATTAGAACCTTCTATACTGGGATCCCCACTCTATGAGGTTGAATTAGACCTCAAGGCAATGGATGCAGTCCAATCAGTCAATCACACCAGCTATGCCCAAGTTCTTGGTGTGCCTTCTATATCTCACATGGATAAGGTAGCACCTATAATTTATTTAGTTGTAATGTACAGTTTAGTTACTGTTCGGTCTACTTCAAAAATGCACCTTACAGATTGCATCCTAAAGGAAATGCACAAATATTTTGAACTTgtattttcttcatttatacCTCCAAATAATCTACTTGCAGCAGCTTCATTAGTTCTATATAAAAATATTGTACCCAGTAGCCTGAAGATATGGATAGAAATAGCAAAAGGTTTGATGGAGAGCAGTACTATGGGGAATCATCTCACTTTGAAAACCAAGTCAGAAACTGAAGGAGTGGATACCATATGCCATTTCCTTTCTTACCCTTTTGTTGTATGCTCTTCAAAAAAATTGTGTGGCTCTCCCCTGGAGAGTCTTGAGCTTGAATCTGTTGTCCAAGTCTGGAATTCGCTTTATGGTTCTGTGAACACATTGCAGCTTGACAGTTTCGTGAGTATCAGTTTTACTGAGGGTTTGGCTTCTATGTTAAAAGGATGCCTTGATGATCAAAGGATGCCTGGGTGTGGGAGTGAATCTTGTTCTAGCTGTGAAGATTTCATTGTCGTTTTCCTCTCAATATTCGTCAACATTGTCACAAACCTTTTGAATGGGCTTCAAATTTCCAAGAGAAGATCAGATAGGATTATGAGAAAAGATAGTAACCGTGAAAAATCCAGCTTCAATAGTTCTAGCTTGAGATTGGCTGCCAG ATTTATTGGACTATTATGGATAAAACAAGGAAAGAATTCATCAAATTGGCTTTCCAG AGTATTTTCCGCATTGGCTCAATTTGTCAGCTGCCTTCACTTGAAACACGAAATATTTGAGTTCATTGAG ATTATATCCTCTCCATTGCTCTTGTGGCTGACCAAAATGGAGACATTGGATGAAAGCATTAACAGTGAGCTTCAAATCCTTTGGTCTAAAATCACTAGTCATTTGCAAAAGGGTTGCCCCTCATTAGTCTCTGACTCTGCCTTTCTGAAGCTTTTGGCACCTCTACTCGAAAAAACTCTCGACCACCCGAATCCCTCCATTTCAGAGCGGACCATTACATTCTGGAGTTCCTCATTCGGTGAACATTTATTTGCAAGTTACCCTCAAAATTTGCTTCCTATACTACACAAGCTATCAAGAAATGGGAGAATAAAACTCCAGAAGAGATGCTTGTGGGTAATCGAACAATGCCCTGGAAGACAAGAAAATGCCGACCCTCCCTTTAGCCATAGGGTAAGTGCCACATCCATCAACAGCTCAAAAAGAATACAAATAATGACAACTACAAATCATGACAAGCAAAAGGAGGATACACCTACGCCCAATCCAAAAAGGAAGAAGATCGAATTAACTCAACATCAAAAGGAAGTAAGACAAGCTCAACAAGGACGGACATGGGATTGTGGTGGACATGGCCCGGGCATTCGAACTTACACAAGCCTTGATTTTTCACAAGTAGTTGATGATTCAGAAGAAAGCCAAGACACCCAAAATCTAGATTCCATTTTGGAGATGGCAAGGGCTGATAATTAA